A portion of the Pectobacterium brasiliense genome contains these proteins:
- the ompA gene encoding porin OmpA, which produces MKKTAIAVAVALASFATVAQAAPKDNTWYTGGKLGVSQFHDTGFYGNGYTGINNNPIKSKLGAGAFVGYQANPYLGFELGYDWLGRMKYAGSTANAADSASFKAQGIQLAAKLSYPVLPDLDVYSRLGGMVWRADSHAAIGGGDINNDDTGVSPLAAVGVEYAIDKNWAARVDYQWVSNIGDAGTVGARPDNLLMSVGLSYRFGQDDRVAPVVAPAPTPAPAPVVETKRFTLKSDVLFNFNKATLKAEGQQSLDQLYTQLSSLDPKDGSVVVLGFTDRLGSEQYNQGLSEKRAQSVVDYLVAKGIPANKVSARGLGKSQPVTGSTCDNVKPRAALIDCLAPDRRVEIEVKGIKDVVTQPQA; this is translated from the coding sequence ATGAAAAAAACAGCTATCGCAGTTGCAGTGGCACTGGCTAGCTTCGCGACCGTCGCGCAAGCAGCTCCTAAAGACAATACCTGGTACACCGGTGGTAAACTGGGTGTGTCTCAATTCCACGATACTGGTTTCTACGGTAATGGTTACACCGGTATCAATAACAACCCGATCAAAAGCAAGTTAGGCGCTGGTGCGTTTGTTGGTTATCAAGCCAACCCGTACCTGGGCTTTGAACTGGGCTATGACTGGCTGGGCCGCATGAAGTATGCAGGTTCTACTGCTAACGCAGCAGACAGCGCGAGCTTCAAAGCACAGGGCATCCAACTGGCTGCTAAACTGAGCTACCCAGTTCTGCCTGATCTGGACGTTTATAGCCGTCTGGGTGGTATGGTATGGCGCGCAGACAGCCACGCGGCTATCGGCGGCGGCGACATCAACAACGACGACACTGGCGTTTCTCCGCTGGCTGCAGTTGGTGTTGAATACGCTATCGACAAAAACTGGGCTGCACGTGTTGACTACCAATGGGTAAGCAACATTGGTGATGCTGGTACCGTTGGTGCCCGTCCAGACAACCTGCTGATGAGCGTTGGCCTGTCTTACCGTTTCGGCCAGGATGACCGCGTAGCACCAGTTGTTGCTCCGGCTCCAACTCCAGCTCCGGCTCCAGTTGTTGAAACCAAGCGTTTCACGCTGAAATCTGACGTCCTGTTCAACTTCAACAAAGCAACGCTGAAAGCAGAAGGCCAGCAATCTCTGGATCAACTGTACACCCAGCTGAGCTCTCTGGATCCGAAAGACGGTTCCGTTGTTGTTCTGGGCTTCACTGACCGTTTAGGTTCAGAGCAATACAACCAAGGCCTGTCTGAAAAACGTGCACAGAGCGTAGTTGATTACCTGGTTGCTAAAGGTATCCCTGCGAACAAAGTCTCTGCTCGTGGCCTGGGTAAATCTCAACCAGTTACCGGTTCTACCTGTGACAACGTGAAGCCTCGTGCTGCGCTGATCGACTGCCTGGCACCGGATCGTCGCGTAGAGATCGAAGTTAAAGGCATCAAAGACGTTGTAACTCAGCCTCAGGCTTAA
- a CDS encoding TfoX/Sxy family DNA transformation protein — MKQLCKKRILQSQQSFSSLGDITSRSQFGGYSIAANKTIFGLVSEGELYLRASKKDEKYFQQRDMPNLIYTKRGMPVPLNYFLVDEALWQEADQLLYFAHLALGGAQYDKAVRSTNGRLKDLPNLNHDIERLLWKAGIKNVDELQHYGAKNSYLELRKVRANLSVNVLLALAGAICGTHQAALPRGIRNELLEWYKNNAVSKGPKH; from the coding sequence ATGAAGCAATTATGCAAAAAAAGGATTTTGCAATCTCAGCAGTCTTTTTCATCTTTGGGGGACATCACTTCGCGTTCCCAATTTGGTGGCTACAGCATCGCAGCAAATAAAACGATTTTTGGACTGGTGTCGGAGGGGGAACTTTATCTTCGCGCCAGTAAGAAGGATGAAAAATATTTTCAGCAGCGTGATATGCCTAATCTGATTTATACCAAGCGCGGTATGCCCGTTCCGTTGAATTACTTTCTTGTCGATGAAGCATTATGGCAAGAAGCTGATCAGCTATTGTATTTCGCCCATCTGGCGTTGGGCGGGGCGCAGTATGATAAAGCAGTCAGAAGTACCAACGGGCGGTTAAAGGATCTTCCGAATCTTAATCACGATATCGAACGGCTGCTGTGGAAAGCAGGGATCAAGAATGTCGATGAATTACAGCATTACGGTGCGAAAAACAGCTATCTCGAGTTGCGGAAGGTTCGCGCTAATCTGAGTGTTAACGTGCTATTGGCGCTTGCTGGTGCCATTTGTGGCACACATCAGGCGGCACTCCCTCGCGGTATCCGCAATGAACTGTTGGAATGGTATAAAAACAATGCGGTCTCCAAAGGGCCAAAGCACTAA
- the sulA gene encoding SOS-induced cell division inhibitor SulA produces the protein MRTQSIRSHNIEPSSFSANQHAAEPSVATGGIISEIVYNADQPIVTHLLLPLLQQLGTQSRWLLWLSPQQKLSRPWVQQSGLPLDKMVQLHHINPLFTVDAMERALLTGNYSAVLCWLPHELTEEEKVRLRHAAQAGNTYGFIMRPESAGADAYRLFPSLKIHSTLYH, from the coding sequence ATGCGTACGCAATCAATCCGCTCTCACAACATCGAGCCGTCATCATTTTCTGCAAATCAACACGCTGCGGAGCCCTCGGTTGCCACAGGTGGAATTATCAGCGAAATCGTGTACAACGCCGATCAGCCCATAGTCACACACCTGTTATTACCGCTCTTACAGCAGTTAGGCACGCAGTCTCGTTGGCTGTTATGGCTTTCACCGCAGCAAAAATTGAGCCGCCCTTGGGTCCAGCAATCTGGGCTGCCGCTGGATAAAATGGTGCAACTCCACCACATCAATCCGCTGTTTACCGTTGATGCCATGGAAAGAGCCTTGCTGACAGGGAATTACAGCGCTGTTTTATGCTGGTTACCGCACGAATTGACGGAAGAAGAGAAGGTTCGGTTACGGCACGCCGCACAGGCAGGAAATACGTATGGCTTTATTATGCGGCCAGAAAGTGCTGGCGCTGACGCCTATAGACTGTTTCCTAGCCTTAAAATTCATTCGACATTGTATCATTAA